From one Streptomyces chromofuscus genomic stretch:
- the mgrA gene encoding L-glyceraldehyde 3-phosphate reductase — translation MYTAHPDRYADMPYRRTGRSGLKLPALSLGLWHNFGPDRPVETQRAILRRAFDLGITHFDLANNYGPPPGAAESAFGEALKADFAPYRDELVISTKAGYLMWPGPYGEWGSRKYMLSSLDQSLQRMGLDYVDIFYSHRPDPETPLEETMGALHSAVQQGKALYVGVSNYSPEQTREAARILGELGTPLLIHQPRYSMLYRSPEEGLLDALDDLQVGSIAYSPLDQGVLTGRYLDGIPEDSRAASDSPFLKSDALTEDLVGRLRTLDDIAKSRGQTLAQMALAWVLRGGRVTSALVGASSPQQLEDSVRAIGNLDFDADELSRIDAVAQP, via the coding sequence TTGTACACGGCACACCCCGACCGCTACGCCGACATGCCCTACCGGCGCACCGGACGCAGCGGCCTGAAGCTGCCCGCCCTGTCGCTCGGCCTGTGGCACAACTTCGGCCCCGACCGACCGGTCGAGACCCAGCGCGCCATCCTGCGCCGCGCCTTCGACCTGGGCATCACCCACTTCGACCTGGCCAACAACTACGGTCCGCCGCCCGGCGCCGCCGAGTCCGCGTTCGGCGAAGCGCTCAAGGCCGACTTCGCGCCCTACCGCGACGAGCTGGTGATCTCCACCAAGGCCGGCTACCTGATGTGGCCCGGCCCGTACGGCGAGTGGGGCTCGCGCAAGTACATGCTGTCGTCCCTGGACCAGAGCCTGCAGCGGATGGGCCTGGACTACGTCGACATCTTCTACTCGCACCGCCCGGACCCCGAGACTCCGCTGGAGGAGACGATGGGCGCCCTGCACTCGGCGGTGCAGCAGGGCAAGGCGCTCTACGTCGGCGTCTCGAACTACTCCCCGGAGCAGACCCGTGAGGCCGCCCGCATCCTGGGCGAGCTGGGTACGCCCCTGCTGATCCACCAGCCGCGCTACTCGATGCTCTACCGCAGCCCCGAGGAAGGTCTGCTGGACGCGCTGGACGACCTGCAGGTCGGCTCCATCGCCTACTCGCCGCTGGACCAGGGCGTGCTCACCGGCCGCTACCTCGACGGCATCCCGGAGGACTCGCGGGCCGCGAGCGACAGCCCGTTCCTGAAGTCCGACGCGCTGACCGAGGACCTGGTGGGCCGCCTGCGGACCCTGGACGACATCGCCAAGTCGCGCGGTCAGACGCTGGCCCAGATGGCCCTCGCCTGGGTGCTGCGCGGCGGCCGGGTGACCTCCGCCCTGGTCGGCGCGAGCAGCCCGCAGCAGCTGGAGGACAGCGTCCGCGCGATCGGCAACCTCGACTTCGACGCGGACGAGCTGTCCCGCATCGACGCCGTGGCCCAGCCCTGA
- a CDS encoding LysR family transcriptional regulator: MELRHLQHFVAVAEDQHFTRAAERLMVSQSGLSASIRALERELRTPLFVRTTRRVTLTPAGRALLGEAERILAQVRSAHEAVAAVQGVLRGMLALGTEQCVAGVNVARLLAAFRRRHPHVEICLRQAGSGALAEEVAAGRLDLAFAVRTQEDTDQLRSVPLSSEPMTVLCHPTHRLAGAGAAVTPNELGGEVFVDFHPDWGPRQTTDAAFARAGVRRSVDMEVNDVHSLLDLLDEDLGVAVVPHHFRHKRPSLTALPLKGIGEAVYETVALLPPPEATSPAARALMALLDT, from the coding sequence ATGGAACTGCGCCATCTTCAGCACTTCGTCGCGGTCGCCGAGGACCAGCACTTCACCCGGGCGGCCGAGCGGCTGATGGTGTCCCAGTCGGGCCTGTCCGCCTCGATCCGCGCGCTGGAACGGGAGTTGCGGACGCCGTTGTTCGTGCGGACCACCCGCCGGGTGACGCTCACCCCGGCCGGGCGGGCGCTGCTGGGCGAGGCGGAGCGGATCCTCGCGCAGGTGCGGTCGGCCCACGAGGCGGTGGCCGCGGTGCAGGGCGTGCTGCGCGGGATGCTCGCGCTCGGCACCGAGCAGTGTGTCGCCGGGGTGAACGTGGCGCGGCTGCTCGCCGCGTTCCGGCGCCGGCACCCGCACGTGGAGATCTGTCTGCGGCAGGCCGGCTCCGGCGCGCTGGCGGAGGAGGTCGCGGCGGGGCGGCTTGACCTGGCCTTCGCGGTGCGTACGCAGGAGGACACCGACCAGCTGCGCTCGGTGCCGCTGAGCAGCGAGCCGATGACGGTGCTGTGCCATCCCACGCACCGCCTCGCCGGGGCCGGCGCGGCCGTCACGCCGAACGAGCTGGGCGGCGAGGTGTTCGTGGACTTTCACCCCGACTGGGGGCCGCGCCAGACCACCGACGCCGCGTTCGCCAGGGCGGGCGTACGGCGGAGCGTGGACATGGAGGTGAACGACGTGCACAGTCTGCTCGACCTCCTGGACGAGGACCTGGGCGTCGCCGTCGTACCGCACCACTTCCGCCACAAGCGGCCGTCGCTCACCGCGCTGCCCCTGAAGGGCATCGGCGAGGCGGTCTACGAAACGGTCGCCCTGCTCCCGCCCCCAGAGGCGACGAGCCCCGCGGCGCGGGCCCTGATGGCGCTCCTCGACACATGA